The Allocatelliglobosispora scoriae genome contains a region encoding:
- a CDS encoding bifunctional 5,10-methylenetetrahydrofolate dehydrogenase/5,10-methenyltetrahydrofolate cyclohydrolase codes for MTARLLPGAPVAEAVFADITLRVKTLSATGVTPSLATILVGEDSASAGYIRMKQAKAAELGFASPHIHLAGDATHADLVAAIRDFNSDRSVHAILIQHPVPDHIDYAEALLEVDPDKDVDGLHPLNLGRLAAGMPGPVPCTPAGIEALLAFHEIPVAGRDVVVLGRGTTLGRPLSLLLSQKRPTADAAVTVIHSGVPGWERHTQRADIVVAAVGVPGILRPEHLRPGAVAIGGGVRYEGKRLLPDLDESCAEVASAITPRVGGVGPTTVAMLFRNAIELAERATRA; via the coding sequence ATGACCGCACGCCTGCTGCCCGGAGCACCCGTCGCCGAAGCCGTCTTCGCCGACATCACCCTGCGGGTCAAGACGCTCAGCGCCACCGGTGTCACCCCCAGCCTCGCCACCATCCTCGTCGGCGAGGACTCCGCCAGCGCCGGCTACATCCGGATGAAGCAGGCCAAGGCCGCCGAGCTCGGCTTCGCCTCCCCGCACATCCACCTCGCCGGTGACGCCACCCACGCCGACCTCGTCGCAGCCATCCGCGACTTCAACAGCGACCGCAGCGTGCACGCGATCCTCATCCAGCACCCGGTGCCCGACCACATCGACTACGCCGAGGCGCTGCTCGAGGTCGACCCGGACAAGGACGTCGACGGGCTGCACCCGCTCAATCTCGGTCGGCTCGCCGCCGGCATGCCGGGTCCGGTCCCGTGTACGCCGGCCGGCATCGAAGCATTGCTGGCGTTCCACGAGATCCCGGTCGCCGGGCGCGATGTCGTGGTGCTCGGCCGGGGCACGACCCTCGGGCGGCCGCTGTCGCTGCTGCTGAGCCAGAAGCGCCCGACCGCCGACGCCGCCGTGACGGTGATCCACTCCGGGGTGCCGGGGTGGGAGCGGCACACGCAGCGGGCGGACATCGTGGTGGCGGCGGTGGGCGTACCCGGCATCCTGCGGCCGGAGCACCTGCGGCCCGGCGCCGTCGCGATCGGCGGCGGAGTCCGCTATGAGGGCAAGCGGCTCCTGCCGGACCTGGACGAGTCGTGCGCCGAGGTCGCGAGCGCGATCACCCCGCGGGTCGGCGGTGTCGGCCCGACCACGGTGGCGATGCTGTTCCGCAACGCCATCGAGCTCGCCGAGCGCGCCACCCGCGCGTAG